In Zingiber officinale cultivar Zhangliang chromosome 8B, Zo_v1.1, whole genome shotgun sequence, a single genomic region encodes these proteins:
- the LOC122013768 gene encoding UPF0496 protein At5g66675-like encodes MGSASATLRRSTSAVGPHSLDLRKVIESDPELKAKVDTFRNATLPRVKEDLAALARFFPKASSCVAAIRAALDSYHREKMGRRRRRQHRRKATKYADTIADLDKFKLAVDSFPGLNLDGHLLEDDTMAVFLRERKSWIAMRRQKLKWWHRACSVVFTIAFVGVLTASVLLAFAGAAVVAVTAATACSTAIKAVEPLVHAALDEQEMKLKEEDEVVEAMRDGELLVQKFKGLVSHAERVAAELDDMMKHVEFAREWGYREEAVEVVMAGMMQKMNEVERSVEELKDKMEECCYSIRQFDSKFIKIITN; translated from the coding sequence ATGGGTAGCGCCTCCGCCACGCTCCGCCGCTCAACCTCAGCCGTCGGCCCCCACTCCCTAGACCTCAGAAAGGTTATCGAGAGCGACCCGGAACTGAAGGCGAAGGTGGATACCTTCCGTAACGCCACTCTGCCGCGCGTCAAGGAAGATCTCGCCGCCCTCGCCCGGTTCTTTCCCAAGGCGAGCTCCTGCGTCGCCGCCATCCGAGCCGCACTGGACTCCTACCATCGAGAGAAGATGGGGAGGAGGAGACGGCGTCAGCACCGCCGCAAGGCCACCAAGTACGCCGACACcatcgctgatctggacaagtTCAAGCTCGCCGTCGACAGCTTCCCCGGGCTCAACTTGGACGGCCATCTACTCGAGGATGACACGATGGCCGTGTTCCTGCGCGAGAGGAAGTCGTGGATCGCTATGCGGCGACAGAAGCTGAAGTGGTGGCACAGGGCCTGCAGCGTCGTCTTCACGATCGCCTTCGTCGGCGTACTCACGGCCTCCGTCTTGCTCGCCTTCGCTGGAGCAGCCGTGGTCGCCGTTACCGCGGCCACTGCATGCTCCACCGCGATCAAAGCGGTGGAGCCGTTGGTGCACGCGGCCCTGGACGAGCAAGAGATGAAACTGAAGGAGGAGGATGAGGTGGTGGAGGCGATGCGGGACGGCGAGCTGCTGGTGCAGAAGTTCAAAGGCCTTGTGTCGCACGCAGAGAGGGTGGCGGCAGAGCTGGATGACATGATGAAACATGTGGAGTTTGCTCGGGAGTGGGGGTACCGGGAGGAGGCGGTGGAAGTGGTGATGGCCGGGATGATGCAGAAGATGAACGAGGTGGAGCGCAGCGTGGAGGAATTGAAGGACAAGATGGAAGAGTGCTGCTACTCGATCCGACAATTCGATTCCAAATTCATCAAGATTATAACAAATTAA